One Gordonia mangrovi genomic region harbors:
- a CDS encoding DHA2 family efflux MFS transporter permease subunit, which yields MRTRWWALAALCFAELLVMVDNTIVNVALPTMARDLDAGISGLQWIVDAYTLVFAGLLLTGGYLGDRFGHRRMLLSGIVGFAGVSALAASSQTLGQLIAARAGLGLFAALVFPATLAIIVSIFVESRERAAAVGIWAATSGVAVAVGPVLGGWLLEHYAWSSVFWVNLPVAAIAVVAIVAVVPGTRPERVSRFDFVGLGLSVIGLGLLTYSVIEGPHLGWTDPRTIGGLAIAVGALGLFGRRELTIDHPILDVRLFANRHFATAAGMISVAFFALFGFIFLITQFFQAVQGYGPLEAGLRTLPFAVVMAVFSPVAMALSHRFGPRPVAVGGAVLMSGGFALVEISSRTSGYWELIIWSMSLMAMGLAFISGPCTQVIMDALTPAQAGAGSAVNDTTREIGGTLGVAVLGSVLTSVYTSGVGERLAALGLPQAVTGVAEESVMAGVEVARQAPAAVGAQLQIAVQEVFVDGLHSAVWVAVAITAAAALAAAYLLRGAPVAPPAPGEGRSSAEPAGAAGLQVEREVTAGTA from the coding sequence ATGCGTACTCGCTGGTGGGCCCTGGCGGCCCTGTGCTTTGCCGAGTTGTTGGTGATGGTCGACAACACGATCGTCAACGTCGCGCTGCCGACCATGGCGCGTGACCTCGATGCCGGGATCTCCGGGTTGCAGTGGATCGTCGACGCCTACACCCTGGTGTTCGCCGGTCTGCTGCTGACCGGCGGCTACCTCGGTGACCGGTTCGGGCATCGGCGGATGTTGCTGAGCGGCATCGTCGGATTCGCCGGTGTGTCTGCGCTGGCGGCGTCGTCGCAGACGCTCGGGCAGTTGATCGCGGCGCGGGCCGGGCTGGGTCTGTTCGCCGCGCTGGTGTTCCCGGCGACGCTGGCGATCATCGTGTCGATCTTCGTCGAGTCGCGTGAACGTGCTGCAGCCGTGGGTATCTGGGCGGCGACGTCCGGTGTGGCGGTGGCTGTCGGTCCGGTGCTGGGCGGTTGGTTGCTCGAGCACTATGCCTGGTCGTCGGTGTTCTGGGTGAATCTCCCGGTGGCCGCGATCGCGGTGGTTGCCATCGTGGCAGTGGTTCCCGGTACCCGGCCCGAGCGTGTCTCGCGGTTCGACTTCGTCGGGCTCGGGCTGTCGGTGATCGGTCTCGGGCTGCTGACGTATTCGGTGATCGAGGGACCGCACCTCGGATGGACCGATCCGCGCACGATCGGTGGCCTCGCCATCGCCGTCGGTGCGCTCGGCCTGTTCGGCCGGCGGGAACTGACCATCGATCACCCGATCCTCGACGTCCGGTTGTTCGCCAACCGGCATTTCGCCACCGCCGCGGGCATGATCAGCGTCGCGTTCTTCGCGCTGTTCGGATTCATCTTCCTGATCACCCAGTTCTTCCAGGCGGTGCAGGGCTACGGCCCACTGGAGGCGGGCCTGCGGACCCTCCCGTTCGCGGTGGTGATGGCGGTGTTCTCGCCGGTCGCGATGGCGCTGTCGCACCGTTTCGGTCCGCGCCCGGTCGCTGTCGGCGGTGCGGTGCTGATGTCCGGTGGGTTTGCGCTGGTGGAGATCTCGTCGCGGACGTCGGGATACTGGGAACTGATCATCTGGTCGATGTCGCTGATGGCGATGGGGCTGGCGTTCATCTCCGGGCCGTGCACCCAGGTCATCATGGATGCGTTGACCCCGGCGCAGGCCGGCGCCGGCTCGGCGGTCAACGACACGACCCGCGAGATCGGCGGCACCCTCGGCGTCGCGGTGCTGGGGTCGGTGTTGACCTCGGTCTACACCTCCGGGGTGGGCGAGCGACTCGCCGCGCTCGGGCTTCCACAGGCGGTGACCGGGGTCGCCGAGGAGTCGGTGATGGCCGGTGTCGAGGTGGCGCGTCAGGCGCCGGCGGCCGTCGGTGCACAACTGCAGATCGCGGTGCAGGAGGTCTTTGTCGACGGACTGCACAGCGCGGTGTGGGTCGCTGTCGCGATCACCGCGGCCGCAGCCCTCGCGGCGGCCTATCTGCTGCGCGGTGCGCCTGTCGCTCCCCCGGCGCCGGGCGAGGGTCGGTCATCGGCCGAACCCGCGGGCGCCGCCGGCCTACAGGTCGAGCGTGAGGTCACCGCCGGAACTGCGTGA
- a CDS encoding TetR/AcrR family transcriptional regulator, which yields MSPTKNSRTPATEVRANLIAAGRRLLERDGAAALTVRAVATEAGVAPMGVYNHFDGKDGLLDAVVTDGFGEFGSQIAATEADPAARLLASGRRYREFALANPRLYELMFSTECHPDDDVAAEAFEVLADIIRYGQAAAIIMAGDPYVLAGQVWACVHGAVSLELAASHPPFLDPSVNYAQLLDLIARGIRA from the coding sequence ATGTCTCCGACGAAGAACTCCCGGACCCCGGCGACCGAGGTCCGCGCCAACCTCATTGCCGCGGGTCGCCGACTCCTCGAGCGCGACGGGGCCGCCGCGCTGACAGTGCGCGCGGTGGCCACCGAGGCCGGTGTCGCACCGATGGGGGTGTACAACCACTTCGACGGCAAAGACGGACTGCTCGACGCGGTGGTCACCGACGGCTTCGGGGAGTTCGGCTCCCAGATCGCGGCCACCGAGGCCGACCCCGCCGCGCGTCTGCTGGCCAGCGGACGCCGCTACCGTGAGTTCGCGCTCGCCAATCCCCGCCTCTACGAGTTGATGTTCTCCACCGAATGCCACCCCGACGACGACGTGGCGGCCGAGGCGTTCGAGGTGCTCGCCGACATCATCCGCTACGGTCAGGCGGCCGCGATCATCATGGCCGGCGATCCGTACGTACTCGCCGGACAGGTGTGGGCGTGCGTGCACGGTGCGGTGAGCCTCGAATTGGCCGCCTCGCATCCCCCATTCCTCGATCCGTCGGTCAACTACGCCCAGCTGCTCGATCTGATCGCACGAGGAATCCGAGCCTGA
- a CDS encoding MerR family transcriptional regulator: MTEYRIDDLARAAGTTTRNVRGYQDRGLLPRPLRRGRIAIYTDAHLARLKVINDLLKRGFTIRHIGEFLSGLQRGENLAKVLGLEELVSEPWSTATSTTVSADDLRNLLNSGNPAHYERLAEYGLVEPDGPGDPPDRYVVLDQETVSAYGRLVKLGLPLSGILDVHGHLDHQMSAVATIVISAGRRAVTEGHEDGWLPQTTAESDWATELLGELRRAGSVSAHNALDRALDRDLARQLSEYLNRARASAGDSSDTPAVTSEP; this comes from the coding sequence ATGACCGAATACCGGATCGACGATCTCGCGCGCGCCGCCGGCACCACCACCCGCAATGTCCGCGGCTATCAGGACCGCGGCCTACTGCCGCGGCCCCTGCGTCGCGGCCGCATCGCGATCTACACCGACGCCCACCTGGCGCGCCTCAAGGTGATCAACGATCTACTCAAACGCGGCTTCACCATCCGTCACATCGGTGAGTTCCTCTCCGGACTGCAACGCGGCGAGAACCTGGCGAAGGTCCTCGGACTCGAGGAACTGGTCTCCGAGCCCTGGTCCACGGCCACCTCGACCACGGTGTCCGCCGACGACCTGCGGAACCTGCTCAACTCGGGCAACCCCGCCCACTACGAGCGGCTCGCCGAGTACGGGCTGGTCGAACCCGATGGCCCGGGCGATCCGCCCGACCGCTACGTCGTCCTCGATCAGGAAACCGTCTCCGCCTACGGCCGGCTGGTGAAACTCGGACTCCCCCTCAGCGGCATCCTGGATGTGCACGGCCATCTCGACCACCAGATGTCGGCCGTCGCCACCATCGTCATCTCCGCGGGTCGGCGTGCGGTCACCGAAGGGCACGAAGACGGTTGGCTGCCGCAAACGACTGCCGAATCTGATTGGGCGACAGAACTTCTGGGCGAACTACGACGCGCCGGCTCGGTGTCGGCGCACAACGCCCTCGACCGCGCGTTGGATCGCGACCTCGCCCGACAACTCAGTGAATACCTGAACCGGGCACGCGCATCCGCCGGCGATTCCTCGGACACCCCCGCGGTGACCTCGGAACCCTGA
- a CDS encoding UDP-glucose dehydrogenase family protein, giving the protein MKLTVIGCGYLGATHAACMAELGHDVLGVDVDAEKVARLQAGEVPFFEPGLSDVLRRNLAAGRLRFTTDHREAADFASVHFLGVGTPQLRRGYGVDLSHVEAAVDALTPLVRGEHLIIGKSTVPVGTAAALAQRIAVLAAPDAHIELVWSPEFLREGFAVEDTLDPDRLVLGTDPNRADGPAAQVLGEIYREILASGVPFIQTDWATAELVKVSANAFLATKISFINAVSEICENVGADVSTLADAIGYDNRIGRRFLNAGLGFGGGCLPKDIRGFLARADEVGAGRALRFLREVDAINTRRRAALVDLVAEAVGGDVLGANIAILGAAFKPESDDVRDSPALNVAGQLSLRGATVTVFDPKATANSRRLYPTLEYADSAVHACDQADAVVVATEWAEFVHMLPEELSDVVRARVIVDGRRCLDAAAWQAAGWQLHALGGPMRPTVSHFPTDPTPGADPVAPEIARPRA; this is encoded by the coding sequence ATGAAGCTGACTGTGATCGGGTGCGGCTACCTCGGAGCCACCCACGCGGCCTGCATGGCCGAGTTGGGACACGACGTGCTGGGTGTGGACGTCGACGCGGAAAAGGTGGCCCGTCTGCAGGCCGGCGAGGTGCCGTTCTTCGAACCCGGCCTGTCCGACGTGCTGCGTCGCAACCTGGCCGCGGGACGGCTGCGTTTCACCACCGACCACCGCGAGGCCGCCGACTTCGCGTCCGTGCACTTCCTCGGCGTCGGCACCCCGCAGCTGCGTCGCGGATACGGCGTCGACCTCTCGCATGTCGAAGCGGCCGTCGACGCGTTGACGCCGCTGGTCCGCGGCGAACACCTCATCATCGGCAAGTCGACGGTGCCGGTGGGTACCGCGGCGGCGCTCGCGCAGCGGATCGCGGTGCTCGCCGCGCCCGATGCACACATCGAGCTCGTGTGGAGCCCGGAGTTCCTGCGGGAGGGGTTCGCCGTCGAGGACACCCTCGACCCGGACCGCCTGGTGCTGGGCACCGATCCCAACCGCGCCGACGGCCCGGCCGCACAGGTGCTCGGCGAGATCTACCGCGAGATCCTCGCTTCCGGTGTCCCGTTCATCCAGACCGACTGGGCAACAGCGGAATTGGTCAAGGTATCGGCGAATGCCTTCCTGGCCACCAAGATCTCGTTCATCAACGCGGTCAGCGAGATCTGTGAGAACGTCGGCGCCGACGTCTCCACACTGGCCGACGCGATCGGCTACGACAACCGCATCGGTCGCCGATTCCTCAACGCCGGACTGGGTTTCGGTGGTGGCTGCCTCCCCAAGGACATCCGCGGTTTCCTGGCCCGCGCGGACGAGGTCGGCGCCGGTCGGGCACTGCGATTCCTGCGCGAGGTCGACGCCATCAACACCCGTCGCCGCGCGGCGCTCGTCGACCTGGTGGCCGAGGCGGTCGGCGGGGACGTGCTGGGCGCCAACATCGCCATCCTGGGCGCGGCCTTCAAACCGGAGAGCGACGACGTCCGCGACTCGCCCGCACTCAATGTCGCCGGCCAGCTGTCGCTGCGCGGGGCGACGGTGACCGTTTTCGACCCGAAGGCGACCGCCAACTCGCGTCGTCTCTACCCGACGCTGGAGTACGCAGACTCCGCGGTGCACGCCTGCGATCAGGCCGACGCGGTCGTGGTGGCGACCGAATGGGCCGAGTTCGTGCACATGCTGCCCGAGGAACTGTCCGACGTCGTGCGGGCCCGGGTCATCGTGGACGGTCGGCGTTGCCTCGACGCGGCAGCGTGGCAGGCGGCCGGATGGCAGCTGCATGCCCTGGGCGGGCCGATGCGGCCAACGGTCTCGCACTTTCCGACCGACCCGACCCCGGGCGCCGATCCCGTCGCCCCGGAGATCGCCCGACCGCGCGCCTGA